A genome region from Oncorhynchus masou masou isolate Uvic2021 chromosome 14, UVic_Omas_1.1, whole genome shotgun sequence includes the following:
- the p2ry11 gene encoding P2Y purinoceptor 11, with product MDHNSSCHGDKFQVQLLPSVYGVEFCVALVGNLFALRLLSTRDRNSWHTGVVLSCNLAISDLLYVLTLPLLIVYYMQDKNWLFGVAVCKIERFLFTCNLYVSIYFIMCISVNRYVAIVYPFFSRNHVNPAKAKAASVAIWIFVTAISSPVLKFASTCPEGSNKTCCVSYSYCTNSDAVAYSHLFYKVFLSVVGCFIPFLVTFASYCAVLRVVWRNVNITSLEKRKVALMVFAVVVLYAISFVPYHLLQSYYFYQKVHKLGSVCDWVYKAYQVSKGLATLNMCIHPLLYMAVFDNIRVACCGRSSADMAMNNT from the coding sequence ATGGATCACAACTCTTCTTGTCATGGTGACAAGTTCCAAGTGCAGTTATTGCCTTCAGTGTACGGTGTTGAGTTCTGCGTGGCGTTGGTTGGTAACCTGTTTGCCCTGAGACTCCTGTCTACCAGGGATAGGAACAGCTGGCACACTGGTGTGGTGCTGTCCTGTAACCTGGCCATCAGTGACCTGCTCTATGTCCTCACTCTGCCCCTGCTCATAGTCTACTACATGCAGGACAAGAACTGGCTGTTTGGGGTGGCGGTCTGTAAGATAGAACGCTTCCTCTTCACCTGCAACCTGTATGTTAGCATCTACTTCATCATGTGTATCAGTGTGAACCGCTATGTGGCCATTGTGTATCCCTTCTTCAGCCGGAACCATGTGAACCCCGCCAAAGCCAAGGCTGCTAGTGTCGCCATCTGGATCTTTGTGACAGCCATCTCCTCTCCCGTGTTGAAGTTTGCCTCCACATGTCCAGAGGGAAGCAACAAAACCTGTTGTGTATCCTACTCCTATTGCACCAACAGTGATGCAGTTGCATACTCTCACTTGTTTTACAAAGTCTTTCTGTCTGTGGTTGGGTGTTTTATTCCCTTCCTGGTCACATTTGCATCATACTGCGCAGTGTTGAGGGTGGTGTGGAGGAATGTGAATATAACCTCCCTGGAGAAACGGAAGGTGGCCCTGATGGTGTTTGCAGTGGTTGTGCTGTATGCCATTTCCTTTGTGCCTTATCACCTCCTCCAGAGCTACTATTTCTACCAGAAGGTTCACAAACTTGGCTCAGTCTGCGACTGGGTGTACAAGGCCTACCAAGTGTCCAAGGGACTGGCTACACTGAACATGTGCATCCATCCACTGCTCTACATGGCTGTGTTTGATAACATCAGAGTGGCCTGCTGTGGAAGGAGCTCAGCAGATATGGCAATGAATAATACATGA